In the Fusarium oxysporum f. sp. lycopersici 4287 chromosome 9, whole genome shotgun sequence genome, one interval contains:
- a CDS encoding 40S ribosomal protein S20 — MSHQKNEKDVGDAPKSHRIRITLTSRKVQSLEKVSAELIERARSKGLTIKGPVRLPTKNLKITTRKTPCGEGSKTWDSYELRVHKRLIDLHAPTEVVKSVIVNIEAGVEVEVTIAA; from the exons ATGTCTCACCAGAAGAACGAGAAGGACGTCGGTGACGCTCCC AAGAGCCACCGTATCCGAATCACCCTGACCAGCCGAAAGGTTCAGTCTCTCGAGAAGGTCAGCGCTGAGCTCATTGAGCGTGCTCGCAGCAAGGGCCTCACCATCAAGGGCCCCGTCCGTCTGCccaccaagaacctcaagatcACCACCCGCAAGACCCCTTGTGGTGAGGGTTCCAAGACCTGGGATTCCTACGAGCTCCGCGTCCACAAGCGCCTTATCGACCTCCACGCCCCCACCGAGGTTGTCAAGTccgtcatcgtcaaca TCGAGGCCggtgtcgaggttgaggtcACCATCGCTGCTTAA
- a CDS encoding anaphase-promoting complex subunit 3 — MDVASDPFSSSHSPTIHELTNGDSGQEVDKSEFMQKIQEGRMRYATSTNSSSGFDGMETPPGTMSSVTTSSRIGHSHEPPQAPPRRTRHAQAIDQAQEAPPRMNYRIGSRRTRAQDKGHQEQSTENVMTDASNAAPSASLRSSIPAAERKRTVSGHPAQRTTNSEEPATTRRSARLNMFRPSSKANSGAAGMGTSAVRELKKARPPISRIVRPGSSGSSVGRVVSGNRKPLEEAQADIDHSELPKAKEIPPPPPVHKTSELDAQKLEEGLRWLLDLVKKLANGYYSLSQFQCTESLQHFQSLPMSHQNTPWVLAQMGRAHFEQASYAESEKFFRKMRVQAPSRLEDMEVYSTVLWHLRRETDLSFLAHELVDSAWLSPQAWCALGNAWSLARDHEQALKCFKRATQLDPKFAYAFTLQGHEHVTNEEYDKALTAYRQAISADRRHYNAYYGIGRVQERLGAYDKAYTHFHAAQSINPNNAVLITCIGTVLEKQKQIMPALQAYSKAVDLAPRAAQTRYKKARALLAVGQLDAAQKELMILKDLAPDEATVHFLLGKLYRSMGEKQLSVRHFTIALALDPKASQQIKEAIESFEDDVEMDDSMM, encoded by the exons ATGGATGTTGCAAGCGATCCCTTCAGCTCCAGTCATTCCCCAACCATCCATGAGCTTACTAACGGCGACTCTGGCCAGGAAGTCGATAAGAGCGAATTCATGCAGAAGATCCAAGAGGGACGCATGCGCTATGCAACATCGACTAACAGCAGCTCTGGTTTCGACGGCATGGAGACACCTCCAGGTACGATGTCTTCGGTTACGACATCATCTCGCATTGGCCATTCCCATGAGCCTCCTCAGGCTCCACCTCGAAGGACGCGGCATGCCCAAGCTATCGACCAGGCGCAGGAGGCACCCCCACGAATGAATTATCGCATAGGATCTCGACGCACAAGGGCGCAAGACAAGGGGCACCAAGAACAATCTACAGAAAATGTGATGACTGATGCGTCTAACGCCGCACCCTCAGCATCGTTGCGATCGTCTATACCAGCGGCGGAAAGAAAACGGACTGTATCGGGACACCCGGCACAGCGAACGACAAACTCAGAAGAGCCAGCGACAACTCGACGTAGTGCAAGGCTCAACATGTTTAGACCGTCGTCCAAAGCAAACTCAGGCGCGGCCGGCATGGGAACTTCGGCCGTCAgggagctgaagaaggctaGGCCCCCAATTTCTCGAATCGTTCGACCTGGATCAAGTGGCTCTAGTGTTGGCCGCGTGGTTAGTGGTAATCGCAAACCTCTCGAAGAGGCACAAGCCGATATAGACCACAGCGAGCTACCGAAAGCCAAGGAGATCCCCCCTCCACCGCCGGTGCACAAGACATCGGAGCTTGATGCTCAAAAGCTCGAAGAAGGACTTAGATGGCTGctcgatcttgtcaagaagctagCAAACGGATACTACTCATTATCCCAGTTCCAATGCACCGAGAGCCTTCAGCATTTTCAATCGCTTCCAATGTCTCACCAAAACACACCGTGGGTTTTGGCACAGATGGGTCGAGCTCACTTTGAGCAGGCTTCATATGCCGAGTCTgagaagttcttcaggaAGATGCGTGTGCAAGCACCTTCACGACTCGAGGATATGGAGGTATACTCTACAGTTCTCTGGCATCTAAGACGGGAGACGGACCTGTCTTTTCTCGCACATGAGTTGGTTGATTCTGCATGGCTTTCGCCGCAGGCTTGGTGTGCGTTAGGCAATGCTTGGTCATTGGCACGTGACCATGAACAAGCACTCAAGTGTTTCAAGCGAGCCACTCAACTAGATCCCAAATTCGCCTATGCTTTCACCTTGCAAGGACACGAGCATGTTACCAACGAAGAATATGATAAGGCACTCACGGCATATCGTCAAGCAATATCAGCCGACCGACGCCATTACAATGCCTACTATGGCATAGGAAGGGTCCAGGAACGTCTCGGCGCTTACGATAAGGCGTACACGCACTTCCATGCAGCCCAAAGCATCAACCCCAACAATGCAGTGCTGATAACTTGCATTGGAACAGTGCtagagaagcagaagcaaatAATGCCTGCTCTGCAAGCTTATAGCAAAGCAGTTGACCTCGCACCTCGTGCAGCCCAAACTCGATACAAGAAGGCCAGAGCACTGCTTGCTGTTGGTCAATTAGATGCGGCACAAAAGGAGCTGATGATACTTAAGGATCTGGCGCCAGATGAGGCGACAGTtcacttcctcctcggcaaACTGTATAGAAGCATGGGCGAAAAGCAGCTCTCAGTGCGTCACTTTACTATTGCCCTTGCCCTGGATCCCAAG GCAAGCCAACAGATCAAAGAAGCAATTGAGAGTTTCGAGGACGACGTGGAGATGGACGACTCGATGATGTGA
- a CDS encoding histone H4 (At least one base has a quality score < 10) gives MTGRGKGGKGLGKGGAKRHRKILRDNIQGITKPAIRRLARRGGVKRISAMIYEETRGVLKTFLEGVIRDAVTYTEHAKRKTVTSLDVVYALKRQGRTLYGFGG, from the exons ATGACTGGAC GTGGCAAGGGCGGCAAGGGCCTCGGCAAGGGCGGTGCCAAGCGTCACCGAAAGATTTTGCGAGACAACATTCAAGGAATCACCAAGCCCGCTATCCGACGTCTCGCTCGTCGTGGCGGTGTCAAGCGTATTTCTGCCA TGATCTACGAGGAGACCCGTGGTGTTCTCAAGACCTTCCTCGAGGGTGTCATCCGCGACGCTGTCACCTACACTGAGCACGCCAAGCGCAAGACTGTCACCTCCCTCGACGTAGTCTACGCTCTCAAGCGCCAGGGACGTACCCTCTATGGTTTCGGTGGTTAA
- a CDS encoding hypothetical protein (At least one base has a quality score < 10) — MSYYFAIVGTQDNPLFEHEFGTSKQGGDGQSRFSDQVRHLNQFILHSSLDIAEEVQWSHGQIVLTSSSTTTYHAFVTAGNVKFLLLHQPIIPTGTSSRSSTAIGANPTSPATEEAIKMFFTEVYENWVKAIMSPFYRANMEVRSPVFRTRVAAAGRKYL, encoded by the exons ATGAGTTACTACTTCGCCATCGTCGGCACTCAGGACAACCCTCTATTCGAGCATGAGTTTGGCACCTCTAAACAGGGCGGTGACGGCCAGTCGCGCTTCAGCGATCAAGTCCGCCATTTGAACCAGTTCATCTTACATTCCAGTCTTGATATTGCAGAGGAGGTCCAGTGGTCACATGGACAGAT TGTATTGAcaagttcttcaacaactacaTATCATGCTTTCGTCACCGCCGGCAACGTCAAATTTCTCCTGCTCCATCAACCCATCATCCCGACAGGAACATCATCACGGTCATCAACTGCCATCGGGGCTAATCCCACAAGTCCAGCTActgaagaagccatcaaaATGTTCTTTACGGAAGTTTATGAGAATTGGGTCAAGGCTATCATGAGTCCCTTCTACCGCGCCAACATGGAGGTGCGTAGCCCTGTCTTCAGAACGAGGGTAGCGGCAGCTGGGAGGAAATACCTTTGA